Genomic DNA from Bacteroidales bacterium:
CCAGCTCCTTGGCCCACTCTCTGATTTGCGTTTGACTAATCCCGAATGATTGAATCATTTCAAAGAAGTTGCAATCGGAGGGGTTTTTTTGACATGATAGTAAAAATTTTAATTAATTTTGCAATAGTACTAATACTATTATCAATAATCAAATAAAATGGGATCAAAAGTTAAGATACAACGAGTTGAACGAGGAAGAACCAAGTCATTTTATGTGAATTTCCCCGCTGCAGTAGCTGAGGCCGGTCAAATTGAAAAAGGTGAAGAAATGGAATGGTTTATTGAGGACAGAGACACCTACGTCCTAAAACGTTTAAACAAAAGCAAATCACTAATATCCAAATAAATGGCCTACTTAAGTTGACGCGTATGCCGGTACGGGTTTTAGCTATAATAGAAAAGGACAGGCAAGAATGACAAACGAAACCCGGTACGCCTGAGCCGAACAGTATCGAACTCAAATCATAAGATTTCAGGAAACCTTTCGTTCGGTTGGGGTGGAATGTTATCAAGATCGGTTTGGAATGAAAATTTTTAGTTTGATTACAAAATCAGCCTTTTTACTGCTATTAGCTATAATTGTTGTCTCCTGCCTTACACAGACAAGGAAAGATGAAATCGCCATCAGAGGGAAAATTGATGGCGCTGTCGGGAAAATGGTTGTTCTGGAAGAACTTACTGCGACTGCCCTGATTAAAATGGACTCCACCCTGGTCAGCGCTGAAAGTGATTTTGCTTTTGCTGCGCACCCGGTTGAAACCACATTTTACCTCCTCAGGTTTGAGGATGAACATTTCATCACCGTGGTTTTAAGTCCCGGCGAAAAACTGGAGATCACGGCGGAAGCAGGTTCATTCCCCGAAAACTATGAGGTGACAGGGAATGAAGATTCAAAGGTTTTACAACAGTATTTTACCGAAACCTACCGCAGGCAGCGGGCCATTGACCGGTTAAGGGAGGAGTTTTTCAGCAGCACACACCGGGACGATTTCCAGAAAATCAAAGAGCGGATTGACCGGGAGTTGGCGCAGGTGATCAGCGATCAGCGAAATTTTACCATCAGCCTCATCGGGTCAAATCCCGGGTCAATTGCAGGGCTGCTTTTGATCAATCAGCGTTTTGCCAACCAGAAAATGGCTGATGCTGAACGGGATTTTGATTTGTACGAACTGCTCGACAGCACGCTGATGAAACAATATCCCTCGAACGGTCATGTGCTGGAACATCACCGCCGGGTAGCTGATTTTCGGCATCGGCTTGAAGAGGAGCGGCAGATCGAAGAAAAACTCAGTCCCGGGCAGCCCATCCCCGACATCACCCTGAAAGATCCTTCAGAAAAAGCAATGAAATTGTCGGATCTGCGGGGAAAGATGGTTTTACTCTATTTCTGGGTGTCGTGGTCACCACCCTGCCGCGCCGCCAACCATCAACTGAAGGAGCTTTACGCACAAAATCAACCCAACAACTTTGAAATTTTCGCCATCTCGCTGGATCATGAACAGCGTTACTGGGCTGACGCCATCAAAGTGGATGAATTGCCCTGGATCAACGTGTCTGATCTCAGAGGGATGACCTCACCGGTTGCCAAAGTTTTCAACCTGCCGCAGGAGTTGCCTTTATATTATTTGATTGATGAGGAAGGTGTCATCCTACTAAAAACCACGAAATTTGGGGAAGTCGTTGCATTTCTTAAAAATAGCTAATCTTCTAAAATCTCTTTTTGATTACTTACAGAAAGATGATTTTTGACTAATACGACCCACTCCTTTTCCTGATCAACCATTCTGCGGAAAGGAGTGAGAGGATGATCAGCAACACCCAGAAGATGTTGGTCAATTCGCTGAAACGTTTTTCGGTGTAAACGATGGTACGGATGTCGTCGCGGGCTTTGAGGATTTCGGGGAACTGTTCCATCTGGTCAGGATAAATCATCTGACCTGTATGGCGGGTGGCGAGCCGGAAGAGCATATTATGGTCGGCAATGGTATTGAGCGCCTCAATATTGAGGGGCGAAACGGTGAACTCCCCACGATAGCTTAATAGTTTTTCTCCTACACGCACCTTTGCTTCATAGGTGTAATTGTCAACGGGTAGTACTCCGGCATTCAACTGGTAAGCATTGGCCGTTTTGCTGAAGGTGAAAGGATAGTTGCTTCCGCTGCTGCCTTTTATCACGATCTCCACCTCCGGGTCATTGATCAGCTCATAGCTCTGGTTGTACACTTCGGCATCAAACAACACCGGTTCATTTTCCAGAAAATTATTTTCGCACGTAATCCTGAACTGGTTTCTGTCGGCCTTGACGGACAGGTATTGCACCATTTTGGAAAACAGCTCATTGAATGCATTGTGGTTGCCGTTTTTCTGGAAATCGGTGATTCGCCACCGCCAGATGCCTTCACCGGCAATCACCCCGGTTTTACTGGTGATTGTCTGGTTGAACATCACCAGAGGATAACCGGTAACCAGTGAGCCAATTTGCTGGTAAAAGAGAGCTGTCGCCGACAGCTGTGTTTTGATCTCACCAAAAGGCGCTACCAAAGGGGGAAATCCTTCGAAGGCTTTTCGGTTAAGCTCGCTGACAGTAAAGAGCGAAAATTCGTTATTCAACGCCGGGAGTGACTCGTTGTAAATCTCCTTGTCGCTGAATATCTGGATTCCGGTGTTCAATGCGTTGAATTGCGCAAGATTGGACTGTGTGCCGACGATAAACAGGATCGGGATTTCTTCCTGACCGGCTTCTGTAATGATTCTTGAAATATTCTGATTTCCACCCGGTAGCTGATGTAAAATCAGCAGGTTGTATTCTGCAATGTTTCCGGCAAACTGGCTGAACACACTGTGGGTAACTTCGTTGGTGAAATTGCTCTCAATGGCCTCTTTGAGAGCGGCAATGTCGGGGTGCGGAGCGGCCGAGAGGATCAGTATTTTCTGCTTGGTATCGAGCACATCAATAAATATATCCTGTGCATTGTTGGCTGTGCTTATCTCTCCATCCAGCGGTCGCAGACTGATCCGGTATCGCTGGAGCCCAGCTTTGTCGGCATTAATCTGCACCTGGATGGTTTCGGTGTAGCGCCCGGAGGTAAAGGTCACATTTTGAGAAAATAATGTGGTCCCGCCCGAGCTTACAGTCAGTATACTGCTCTGTCCTTCGCACATGTTGGCTCCGACCACTACCTCTATCGGGAAAGTATTCCCTAAAAAAGCTATCCTGTTGAAATTGACCCGACGAAGAAAAAGGTCTTTCCGCACGCTGGTATCTCCCAATGCAAGAGTGTAAACGGGGAATTTTATCCGTTCCGAACTATAAACGGGGTTGATGCCCTTGTTGTACAATCCATCAGTGGCAATCAGCATTGCTCCCACATTCCGGTTCGAGTAACGTGTTACAATTTCGTCAAACATCGCCGAGATGTCAGTCTGCTTGCTGTTCCATGAAAAATCGAGGCCTTCACTCACCTTGTCGCCAAATTGGTAAGTCCGCACTGTATAATCCTGTTCGAGCCGGGAAACCAAATCAGCAATTCTATCCTGATAATCGCCAGTGTAAAACACAGAATCACTGTTAATCAGCAATGACTCCGAATTGTCCTGCGCCAGAATAACCAGAGGTTTTTCATAGTTCCTGAAAAGGCTTTTCAGCATAGGATTGAGCAACAGAAAAGAAATCATAGTGATGGCA
This window encodes:
- a CDS encoding AhpC/TSA family protein translates to MKIFSLITKSAFLLLLAIIVVSCLTQTRKDEIAIRGKIDGAVGKMVVLEELTATALIKMDSTLVSAESDFAFAAHPVETTFYLLRFEDEHFITVVLSPGEKLEITAEAGSFPENYEVTGNEDSKVLQQYFTETYRRQRAIDRLREEFFSSTHRDDFQKIKERIDRELAQVISDQRNFTISLIGSNPGSIAGLLLINQRFANQKMADAERDFDLYELLDSTLMKQYPSNGHVLEHHRRVADFRHRLEEERQIEEKLSPGQPIPDITLKDPSEKAMKLSDLRGKMVLLYFWVSWSPPCRAANHQLKELYAQNQPNNFEIFAISLDHEQRYWADAIKVDELPWINVSDLRGMTSPVAKVFNLPQELPLYYLIDEEGVILLKTTKFGEVVAFLKNS